In a genomic window of Acipenser ruthenus chromosome 41, fAciRut3.2 maternal haplotype, whole genome shotgun sequence:
- the LOC117433797 gene encoding zinc finger protein 345-like: MDSVKMESVQIKEELPELELVPIRELLASLPIKQELCEMQCDSSQPEVSEIKAEHNELEIPQTEEALPFKEEVLEVVRIKWEPPEVEFDHMEPGKEESEDFKPNIPELEPVRLRECSVVLERICVREEGSTNRTRGSGKEDRSLYSECSLAGSSPAAKARVCGEEYPDCGKGFTQIGHFQTGEKPYRCSDCGKSFHKSSYLQTHHRIHTGEKPYRCSDCGKSFSQLGNLKAHQQIHTAKKPYCCSDCGKSFNHSTNLKRHQRFHTGKKPYRCSDCGKTFHNSAHLKSHQRIHTGEKPYCCSDCGKTFHNSAHLKSHQRIHTGEKPYCCSDCGKSFSQSTNLKRHQRIHTEKPYCCSDCGKSFCKMAHLKRHQRIHKGENPYCCSDCGKSFRTLAHLKSHQRIHTGEKPYRCSDCGKTFSQLTSLKRHQRVHTAEKPYHCSDCEKSFSMSQSLKEHQRFHTGEKPYSCSDCGKTFRKSTYLKSHQRIHTGENPYCCSDCGNSFSQLGNLKAHLRIHTGEKPYCCSDCGKSFRQLGNLKAHQRIHTGEKPYCCSDCGKSFRKSAHLERHQRVHTGEKPYRCSDCGNSFSQLTSLKRHQRIHTRENPYCCSDCGKSFSGSSKLKRHQRMHTGEKP; this comes from the exons atggacagcgtgaagatggaatctgtccagattaaagaggagctccctgaacttgaactggtccccattagagagttactggcttccctccccattaaacaggagctctgtgagatgcaatgtgacagcagccagccagaggtctctgagattaaagctgagcacaatgaattggagatcccccagacagaagaagcCCTTCCTTttaaagaagaggtgctggaagtTGTCCGTATTAAatgggagccccctgaagtagagtttgaccacatggaaccagggaaggaggaatccgaggacttcaaaccaaacatccctgagctggagcctgtacgcctgcgggagtgtagcgtggtgctggagagaatctgcgtgagagaggaAGGTTCAACCAACCGCACACGAGGCAGTGGAAAGGAGGACAGGAGTTTGTATTCAGagtgcagtctagcag gttcaagtccagcagctaaagcgagggtgTGCGGTgaagaatatcctgactgtgggaaaggtttcacccagatAGGGCATTTTcaaacaggagagaaaccataccgctgctctgactgtgggaagagtttccatAAGTCGTCATACCTTCAAACACACCatcgaattcacacaggagagaaaccgtatcgctgctctgactgtgggaagagttttagtcagttaggaaacctgaaagcacatcagcaaattcacacagcaaagaaaccgtattgctgctctgactgtgggaaaagtttcaatCATTCGACAaatctgaaaagacaccagcgatttcacacaggaaagaaaccgtaccgttgctctgactgtgggaagacttTCCATAACTCAGCACACCTTAAAagccaccagcgaattcacacaggagagaaaccgtattgctgctctgactgtgggaagacttTCCATAACTCAGCACACCTTAAAagccaccagcgaattcacacaggagagaaaccgtattgctgctctgactgtgggaagagtttcagtcagtcgacaaacctgaaaagacaccagcgaattcacacagagAAACCAtactgctgctctgactgtgggaagagtttctgtAAGATGGCACACCtcaaaagacaccagcgaattcacaaagGAGAGAACCCGtactgctgctctgactgtgggaagagtttccgtacATTGGCACACCTTAAAagtcaccagcgaattcacacaggagagaaaccttatcgctgctctgactgtgggaagacttTCAGTCAGTTGACAagccttaaaagacaccagcgagttcacacagcagagaaaccgtatcactgctctgactgtgagaAGAGTTTCAGTATGTCACAAAGCCTGAAAGAACACCAGCGatttcacacaggagagaaaccgtactcctgctctgactgtgggaagacttTCCGTAAGTCGACATATCTTAAAAgccaccagagaattcacacaggagagaacccatactgctgctctgactgtgggaacagtttcagtcagttaggaaacctaaaaGCACAcctgcgaattcacacaggagagaaaccgtactgctgctctgactgtgggaagagtttcaggcagTTAGGAAACttaaaagcacaccagcgaattcacacaggagagaaaccgtactgctgctctgactgtgggaagagtttccgtaaGTCGGCCCACCTTGAAcgacaccagcgagttcacacaggagagaaaccttatcgctgctctgactgtgggaacaGTTTCAGTCAGTTGACAagccttaaaagacaccagcgaattcacacaagAGAGAACCCGtactgctgctctgactgtggaaagagtttcagtggTTCAAGTAaactgaaaagacaccagcgaatgcacacaggagagaaaccgtaa
- the LOC117971312 gene encoding fish-egg lectin-like: protein MRASLLVLAVFVGSSLALVCQEIDGRLMQIDVSNGQVFGVNSGNSIYTRYGNSWAQVPGALKHVTVGPSGVWGVNTENFIYKLVGGRWIQIPGLLKQIDAGGDLFVSGVNMQDNIFCLNRDATVTTRGGESCIPWNLLPGALKYYSCGPYSCWGVNSIDQIFVMKGVTPDACMGSKAWELVPGALSMIEVSTDGSVYGVNSAKDVFRRDGVSAANPAGTGWTYLSMCGKSKHVSYDLGVLWVISLEDKILTCS from the exons ATGAGAGCTTCTCTACTCGTCCTGGCTGTGTTCGTGGGCTCCAGCCTGG CGCTGGTCTGCCAAGAGATTGACGGCCGCCTCATGCAGATCGACGTCAGTAACGGACAGGTGTTCGGAGTGAACAGCGGAAACTCGATCTACACTCGCTACGGAAACAGCTGGGCACAGGTCCCAGGTGCCCTCAAACACGTGACCGTGGGGCCCTCTGGAGTCTGGGGCGTCAACACGGAAAATTTCATCTACAAGCTGGTTGGGGGACGCTGGATACAAATTCCAG GTCTACTGAAGCAGATTGACGCGGGAGGCGACCTATTCGTCTCTGGAGTCAACATGCAGGACAACATCTTCTGCCTGAATCGCGATGCCACGGTGACCACGCGTGGCGGCGAGAGCTGCATTCCCTGGAACTTGCTTCCCGGGGCCCTCAAGTACTACTCCTGTGGCCCCTACAGCTGCTGGGGGGTGAACTCGATCGACCAGATCTTCGTGATGAAGGGGGTGACCCCGGACGCCTGCATGGGCAGCAAGGCATGGGAGCTGGTCCCCGGAGCGCTGTCCATGATCGAGGTGTCCACCGACGGCAGCGTGTACGGGGTCAACTCTGCTAAGGACGTGTTCCGCAG ggacGGGGTCAGCGCTGCTAATCCTGCCGGCACTGGCTGGACCTATCTGAGCATGTGCGGGAAAAGCAAGCATGTGTCATATGACCTGGGTGTGCTCTGGGTGATCAGCCTGGAGGACAAGATCCTGACCTGCAGCTAA